One Candidatus Sulfurimonas baltica DNA segment encodes these proteins:
- a CDS encoding universal stress protein, whose product MMKELKRIVVGIDVIEKSNNVLKRAFILAKENKAQLFVIHAVQIPWLAMPNYFNTGEISIDKSGIKKKIEKKIKGLNSDGKITCSVSVKEGDADDVILHAAKSYKADMIIIGAHSKSKGANRLLGTTAQKVAHQSQSPVLIVKKSVEGNYQNILAPTDFEIQSKQSILIAKNIFPKAKISVIHASETIDMEGPYTEHGYDLAHYNKMAKARAKKEMKDFIKNVSAEKGKVIDGKLDNKKVILQYIKKDSCDLVLIGSQGTAGLKALLGSVASYILNTSPCDVLIYVLKD is encoded by the coding sequence ATGATGAAAGAACTAAAAAGAATTGTTGTAGGAATAGATGTTATTGAAAAATCAAATAACGTTTTAAAAAGAGCATTTATCTTGGCAAAAGAGAATAAGGCTCAATTGTTTGTTATTCATGCTGTACAAATACCTTGGTTAGCTATGCCAAACTACTTTAATACAGGTGAAATATCCATTGACAAAAGTGGTATCAAAAAAAAGATAGAGAAAAAGATAAAAGGACTGAATTCAGATGGCAAGATAACTTGTTCAGTCTCCGTAAAAGAAGGTGATGCTGATGATGTGATACTTCATGCAGCAAAGTCATATAAAGCAGATATGATTATTATAGGGGCACACAGCAAGTCAAAAGGCGCAAATCGTTTGCTGGGAACAACCGCACAAAAAGTAGCACATCAAAGCCAGTCGCCAGTTTTAATTGTCAAGAAGAGTGTCGAAGGGAACTATCAAAATATTTTAGCTCCAACAGATTTTGAAATACAATCAAAACAGAGTATCTTGATTGCAAAAAATATTTTTCCAAAAGCAAAAATAAGTGTAATTCATGCCTCCGAAACAATCGATATGGAAGGTCCCTATACTGAACATGGATATGATTTAGCACACTATAATAAAATGGCGAAAGCTCGTGCTAAAAAAGAGATGAAGGATTTCATAAAAAATGTCTCTGCTGAAAAAGGAAAAGTGATTGATGGAAAGCTAGATAATAAAAAAGTAATACTTCAATACATAAAAAAAGACTCTTGCGATCTTGTACTTATAGGCTCACAGGGTACTGCAGGACTTAAAGCACTATTGGGGAGTGTTGCTTCATATATCTTAAACACATCTCCATGTGATGTGTTGATTTATGTGCTTAAAGATTGA
- the selA gene encoding L-seryl-tRNA(Sec) selenium transferase: MFLLKSIPKVDKFIENDKFNDLALSLVVSITQEVLQDLRENILKNKVESFTEDELVQTVLQKYDELTKPSLQKLINATGVIVHTNLGRSLIDAKTFDKVKEIVTSYNNLEYDLVKGKRGERYSHISDVICRLLGCEDVLIVNNNASAVFLILNTFVKKKEVIVSRGELVEIGGSFRIPDVMKHSGAKLVEVGATNKTHLYDYEDAITENTSMLMKVHKSNYSIEGFSSEVGFKELVKLAKEKNLIDYYDMGSGHLVDLPYGLDQYEPSVLKCMQENPSLLSFSGDKLLGSVQAGIIVGKKEHIAKLKKNQLLRMLRVDKLTLALLEENITSVLLNKIDDIPTLKMLFTSIEELRENALYMQEKIKDISESEIIETKTVIGGGTTPNRTIPSIALSIKIKNYKQNKMEKLFREKKIIGRIQDDKFLLDFRAIQKSEIAQIINIVKEIADV, from the coding sequence ATGTTTTTACTAAAATCTATTCCGAAAGTAGACAAGTTCATAGAAAATGATAAATTTAATGATTTAGCCTTGTCTCTTGTAGTTAGTATTACTCAAGAAGTTCTTCAAGACTTAAGAGAAAATATTTTAAAAAACAAGGTAGAGTCTTTCACTGAAGATGAGTTAGTTCAAACAGTTTTACAAAAGTATGATGAGCTTACTAAACCATCTTTGCAAAAGTTAATCAATGCAACAGGAGTAATAGTACATACAAACTTAGGACGAAGCCTAATAGATGCAAAAACATTTGACAAAGTAAAAGAGATAGTTACCAGTTACAACAATTTAGAATACGATTTAGTTAAAGGAAAAAGGGGGGAGAGATACTCCCATATCTCAGACGTAATATGCAGACTTCTTGGCTGTGAAGATGTTCTCATAGTTAACAACAATGCAAGTGCCGTATTTTTAATCCTCAATACCTTTGTAAAGAAAAAAGAGGTTATAGTCAGTCGTGGCGAACTTGTAGAGATAGGTGGAAGTTTTAGAATACCTGATGTCATGAAACATAGTGGGGCAAAACTTGTTGAAGTCGGAGCTACAAACAAAACACATCTATATGACTATGAAGATGCCATAACTGAGAATACATCAATGCTTATGAAAGTACATAAATCTAACTACTCTATAGAAGGGTTTAGCTCTGAGGTGGGATTTAAAGAGTTGGTTAAGCTTGCAAAAGAGAAAAATCTTATAGACTATTACGACATGGGAAGCGGTCATCTAGTTGATCTTCCTTATGGACTAGATCAATATGAACCCTCAGTACTGAAGTGTATGCAAGAAAATCCATCACTTCTTAGTTTCTCAGGTGATAAGCTTTTAGGAAGTGTACAAGCAGGAATTATAGTAGGGAAAAAAGAGCACATAGCTAAACTCAAAAAGAATCAACTTCTTAGAATGCTAAGAGTAGATAAACTTACCCTTGCACTGTTAGAAGAGAATATAACGTCAGTTTTACTTAACAAAATAGATGATATTCCTACCCTTAAGATGTTGTTTACTTCTATAGAAGAGTTGAGAGAAAATGCTCTTTACATGCAAGAGAAGATAAAAGATATTAGCGAGTCTGAAATAATAGAGACTAAAACTGTCATAGGTGGCGGTACTACTCCAAACAGAACAATTCCAAGCATAGCACTGAGCATAAAAATAAAAAACTATAAACAAAACAAAATGGAAAAATTATTTAGAGAGAAAAAAATAATAGGTCGAATACAAGATGACAAGTTTTTACTTGATTTTAGAGCTATACAAAAAAGTGAGATAGCACAAATAATAAACATCGTAAAAGAGATAGCAGATGTCTAA
- the selD gene encoding selenide, water dikinase SelD encodes MNNESKLTKFVQAAGUAAKMGPGDLKHTIRSLIPDNENVLVGFENSEDASVFKINENEALVQTVDFITPVVDDPFVYGKIAAANSLSDIFAMGAEVKTALNIVGFDKTNHGYEVLSEILRGGNEKIKECGGVLIGGHTIESPEMYYGLSVTGMIHPSKILRNNTPKIGHVLVLTKPIGMGILTTAIKRDLLKIETTLEAVKVMETLSYLPSKLLSEYDVSACTDITGFGLLGHAFESTNDAVSLSIDAKSVPVMADAFDLADRDVVPGGTKRNMKYLEDKVTFVGDAIKYKLMFCDAQTSGGLLISMNEKDALEYVKRVEDLTYGYACIIGSIIPRGDRPIIVY; translated from the coding sequence ATGAATAACGAATCTAAATTAACTAAATTCGTTCAAGCAGCTGGTTGAGCAGCGAAGATGGGTCCGGGAGATCTAAAACATACAATTCGCTCACTTATTCCAGATAATGAAAATGTGCTTGTAGGATTTGAAAATAGCGAGGACGCTTCTGTTTTTAAGATAAATGAAAATGAAGCATTAGTCCAAACTGTTGATTTTATTACACCTGTTGTTGATGACCCTTTCGTGTATGGGAAAATTGCAGCAGCAAACTCTTTATCAGATATATTTGCAATGGGAGCAGAGGTAAAAACGGCTCTAAACATTGTAGGCTTTGATAAAACTAACCATGGCTATGAAGTTCTTAGCGAAATACTTAGAGGCGGAAATGAAAAGATAAAAGAGTGTGGTGGTGTTTTAATCGGCGGTCATACTATTGAGTCACCTGAAATGTACTATGGACTTAGTGTTACGGGGATGATACACCCTAGTAAAATTCTAAGAAACAATACTCCTAAAATAGGACACGTTTTAGTATTAACTAAACCTATTGGTATGGGTATCTTAACAACTGCGATAAAGAGAGACTTGCTTAAAATTGAGACTACTCTTGAGGCAGTGAAGGTTATGGAAACTCTCAGCTACTTGCCATCAAAACTTCTTAGTGAGTATGATGTGAGTGCTTGTACAGATATCACTGGTTTTGGTCTGCTCGGTCATGCTTTTGAGTCTACAAATGATGCTGTGAGCCTTAGTATAGATGCTAAAAGTGTCCCTGTTATGGCAGATGCATTTGATTTAGCAGATAGAGATGTAGTTCCGGGTGGAACAAAGAGAAATATGAAGTATTTAGAAGATAAGGTTACATTTGTGGGAGATGCTATAAAGTATAAACTAATGTTTTGTGATGCACAAACATCAGGAGGACTTTTAATATCTATGAATGAAAAAGATGCTTTAGAGTATGTAAAAAGAGTTGAAGATTTGACTTATGGTTACGCGTGCATAATTGGTTCTATAATCCCAAGGGGAGATAGACCGATAATCGTGTACTAA
- a CDS encoding IS256 family transposase, variant Zn-binding type, with protein MCPSCQKNNTKKIGIRRGIQRYRCNDCNKKFQSKRRPKNLQEVIFKKYVYRRQILLHLAEDYKHSIPWIRKQILEYEPIEKAHTPREVVVVCDATFYGKKKDKLGTLVFKDILSGEILMWKHVQSELTKDYKQLLQRLLDIGYEVKAIIIDGKRGLYKAFKDYPVQMCHFHQKKVIQRYITMHPRLEAGKDLQKIMYNLTLTTQTIFTKKLNEWYEKHKDFLAEKTINPDTFKESFTHQKLVSAYKSLKTNLPYLFTYKNEKNIKIHNTTNAIDGGVFSPMKKLLKIHNGFTKSLKLKMVDDYLVSYKKK; from the coding sequence ATATGTCCAAGTTGTCAAAAAAACAACACTAAAAAGATAGGTATAAGACGAGGTATTCAGAGATACAGATGTAATGATTGCAACAAGAAATTTCAGTCCAAAAGAAGACCAAAAAACTTACAAGAAGTTATCTTTAAAAAGTATGTTTATAGAAGACAAATCCTACTTCATTTAGCTGAAGATTATAAACACAGTATTCCATGGATTAGAAAGCAAATACTTGAATATGAGCCAATAGAAAAAGCTCATACTCCAAGGGAGGTAGTTGTGGTTTGTGATGCTACCTTTTATGGCAAGAAGAAAGACAAGCTTGGTACTTTAGTTTTCAAAGATATTTTATCTGGTGAGATTCTTATGTGGAAACATGTTCAAAGTGAACTTACAAAAGACTATAAACAACTTCTCCAAAGACTTTTAGATATAGGCTATGAAGTAAAAGCTATCATAATTGATGGTAAAAGAGGCTTATATAAGGCTTTCAAAGATTACCCAGTACAAATGTGTCACTTTCATCAAAAGAAAGTAATACAGAGATATATAACAATGCACCCAAGACTAGAAGCTGGTAAAGATCTTCAAAAAATTATGTACAACCTAACATTAACAACTCAAACTATTTTTACAAAAAAGCTAAATGAATGGTATGAAAAGCATAAAGATTTTTTAGCAGAAAAGACTATAAATCCTGACACATTCAAAGAGTCATTTACTCATCAAAAACTTGTATCCGCTTACAAGAGTTTAAAGACAAATCTACCTTACCTTTTTACTTACAAAAATGAGAAAAATATTAAAATACATAACACGACAAATGCAATAGATGGCGGTGTATTTTCTCCCATGAAAAAGTTACTCAAAATACATAATGGATTTACTAAAAGCTTGAAGTTAAAAATGGTCGATGATTATTTAGTAAGTTATAAGAAAAAATGA
- a CDS encoding SLC13 family permease: MTNDQVIVIAVLFATMLIFLWGRWRHDLVAMSALLVCIVTGLVPGNEAFSGFAHPAVITVACVLILGHGLLISGAIDILSQRFIPASAGPTVSIFALIGLAALLSAFMNNVGALAVLMPVAIQMAAKQNLPPGKILMPLAFGSILGGMTTLIGTPPNLIVSEFRATTGMESFSMFDFTPIGLVVAVFGIVFIGFVGWRLVPTRQQADTGSFDSAKYLSEVRIVEGSKAVNKHLREVEQMLEEADAQIVSMIRHDVHISTPNSWRVLKEGDILVIEVEPESLSSVLSSLGLKLEEDLVLADERMSNTEEEVEPLLAETGTIREANNEKNDSDRDKLSEVVIQELVVKPYAILIGRTALALDLRTRYGISLLAISREGRRSIQRLRSTSIKAGDVLLMQGSPEAIAGFASLFGCLPLAPRDIRVPKKGQAVIAAFIMAITVGATILGLFPVPVLFAGAVFAYIMLGIVPLRSVYTTIDWPVIVLLAAMLPVAGAVASTGAADTIAHFLLDNVTQGNAILGLITLLVVTMFLSDLVNNAATAAVMCPIAISTAAQLEVNPDAFLMAIAVGASCAFLTPIGHQNNTLILGPSGFRFGDYWRMGLLLEIIVVAVSVPAILWVWPL, translated from the coding sequence ATGACAAACGATCAAGTTATAGTTATTGCTGTGTTATTTGCAACTATGCTCATCTTCCTTTGGGGACGTTGGCGTCATGACCTGGTTGCCATGAGTGCTTTGTTGGTTTGTATAGTCACTGGTCTGGTACCTGGTAATGAAGCTTTTTCCGGATTTGCTCACCCGGCGGTAATTACGGTGGCCTGTGTGCTCATACTCGGTCATGGCCTTTTGATCTCCGGTGCGATTGATATACTATCCCAGCGATTCATTCCAGCATCAGCAGGACCAACTGTTAGCATTTTTGCACTCATTGGTTTGGCCGCTCTGTTGTCGGCTTTCATGAACAATGTTGGCGCCTTAGCAGTGCTGATGCCTGTGGCTATTCAGATGGCTGCCAAACAGAACCTACCGCCTGGTAAAATTCTTATGCCACTGGCCTTTGGTTCAATTCTTGGTGGCATGACCACACTCATCGGGACGCCGCCCAACCTGATTGTTTCCGAGTTCCGAGCGACAACGGGAATGGAAAGCTTCAGTATGTTTGATTTTACCCCTATTGGCCTTGTAGTTGCTGTCTTTGGTATTGTTTTTATTGGCTTTGTCGGCTGGCGACTTGTACCCACGCGACAACAGGCAGATACTGGCAGCTTTGACAGTGCCAAATATCTTAGTGAAGTTCGTATTGTTGAAGGCAGTAAAGCGGTAAATAAGCACCTGCGTGAGGTTGAACAAATGCTCGAAGAAGCCGATGCCCAGATTGTCAGCATGATACGTCATGACGTCCATATTTCTACACCAAATTCCTGGCGTGTATTAAAGGAAGGCGACATCCTGGTTATTGAAGTGGAGCCAGAGTCACTATCGTCCGTACTTTCAAGCCTGGGCCTCAAGCTGGAAGAGGATCTAGTGTTAGCCGATGAAAGGATGAGCAACACCGAAGAAGAGGTGGAACCACTACTAGCAGAGACGGGAACAATCAGGGAGGCTAATAATGAGAAAAACGATAGTGACAGGGATAAATTATCAGAGGTTGTAATCCAGGAACTGGTGGTAAAGCCATACGCAATTTTGATCGGCCGCACGGCCCTAGCTCTTGACCTTCGAACTCGCTACGGTATTAGCCTATTGGCTATATCGCGAGAGGGTCGTCGTTCGATTCAACGATTAAGGTCTACTTCTATCAAGGCTGGTGATGTGTTACTTATGCAAGGCTCACCTGAAGCGATTGCCGGTTTTGCCTCCTTATTCGGCTGTCTGCCGCTTGCTCCGCGTGACATCCGGGTTCCGAAAAAAGGACAGGCAGTTATCGCTGCATTTATCATGGCTATTACAGTTGGCGCTACTATATTAGGTCTATTCCCCGTGCCTGTGTTGTTTGCCGGCGCAGTGTTTGCCTATATAATGCTTGGCATCGTGCCACTTCGATCTGTGTACACAACTATCGATTGGCCGGTGATTGTATTGTTAGCAGCGATGCTTCCGGTCGCCGGTGCTGTCGCCTCTACTGGTGCAGCTGACACTATTGCGCATTTTTTGTTGGATAATGTAACGCAGGGGAATGCTATTCTTGGGCTAATAACACTGCTAGTGGTTACAATGTTTCTTTCTGACCTAGTGAACAATGCTGCCACGGCAGCGGTAATGTGCCCAATTGCAATTAGTACCGCGGCGCAACTTGAGGTAAATCCCGATGCCTTTTTAATGGCTATTGCAGTGGGAGCTTCCTGCGCTTTTTTAACACCTATCGGTCACCAGAACAATACCTTGATCCTTGGACCAAGTGGCTTTCGCTTTGGCGATTACTGGCGCATGGGACTACTGCTGGAAATCATTGTGGTAGCGGTAAGCGTACCCGCGATACTATGGGTCTGGCCACTGTGA
- the selB gene encoding selenocysteine-specific translation elongation factor: MSNFIIGTCGHIDHGKTALIKALNGFEGDTTKEEKERGITIDLSFSNIAKDDKNIAFIDVPGHEKLVKNMIAGAFSFDCVLIVVSAVEGIKPQTVEHLEILNLLGVKNAVLVVTKKDLINESELDKKLIEAEEFITKYDFDLKFSMGVSIYDEACIENLKEKLFSLNASTKIQENFFRYYVDRVFSAKGAGTIVTGTVLGKPIAVNEQIFISDIQKESKIKNLQVHGVDAPMANISNRTAINLSNVDAKNIKRGFVISKKGYLRGFSSIDISFTALKDKLLHHNRHYSVYIGSRKIDAKVLLFNSEDSLSNGFASINSKEDIFSIYDEKLIIRDGNFTVAGGVVLNPVSDPMKKSQKLHLLEALKDKNIPKAYLILLNAHKKGLGLISSAQRFALSHQEALINAKELQNCFVDEKELIIYPISTKEIIYNNIKSIYTKNSYALLSNTSIKLRLKWASEGFIQLVLNELVEEDFLIKDGNLYKNANIKEDFRSSLEQIMLKRLEEENISPTAPYNIYDNLDIDRKMGDEILKSLCSKKQVIRLQHNLFIHSSCLSGLVNDMKNIIKKDGYINIQNFKEKHPLSRKYLITYLDYLDNFSEIKKQENKRVFKGI; this comes from the coding sequence ATGTCTAACTTCATTATAGGTACATGTGGACATATTGACCACGGTAAAACAGCACTTATAAAAGCACTTAACGGTTTTGAGGGTGACACTACAAAAGAAGAAAAAGAGCGCGGAATAACTATAGATCTTAGTTTTTCCAATATTGCCAAAGATGATAAAAATATAGCTTTTATAGATGTTCCAGGACATGAAAAACTTGTAAAAAACATGATAGCAGGAGCATTTTCTTTTGACTGCGTACTTATAGTTGTGAGTGCGGTTGAGGGAATAAAACCACAGACCGTAGAGCATCTTGAGATTTTAAATCTGCTTGGTGTAAAAAATGCTGTCCTAGTTGTTACAAAAAAAGACTTGATAAATGAGTCAGAGTTAGACAAAAAGCTTATTGAGGCTGAAGAGTTTATAACAAAATATGATTTTGATTTGAAATTTAGTATGGGAGTCTCTATCTACGATGAGGCTTGTATTGAAAACCTCAAAGAAAAACTTTTTAGTCTAAATGCAAGTACAAAAATACAAGAGAATTTTTTCAGATACTATGTAGACAGAGTCTTTAGTGCTAAAGGTGCAGGAACTATTGTAACTGGAACTGTACTTGGAAAACCTATAGCAGTTAATGAACAAATTTTTATCAGTGACATACAAAAAGAATCCAAAATAAAAAACCTGCAAGTCCACGGCGTAGATGCGCCAATGGCTAATATCTCAAACCGTACAGCTATAAACTTAAGCAATGTAGATGCTAAAAATATAAAACGTGGTTTTGTCATAAGCAAAAAAGGATATCTCAGGGGTTTTAGCTCAATTGACATCTCATTTACTGCACTCAAAGATAAGCTTTTGCATCACAACAGACACTACTCTGTCTACATAGGCTCAAGAAAAATAGATGCAAAGGTACTGCTTTTTAATTCAGAAGATTCTTTGAGTAATGGATTTGCTTCTATTAATAGCAAAGAGGATATCTTTAGCATTTATGACGAGAAGTTAATTATAAGAGATGGAAATTTCACTGTGGCCGGAGGAGTGGTCTTAAACCCGGTAAGCGACCCTATGAAGAAGAGTCAGAAACTGCATCTGCTCGAAGCACTCAAAGATAAAAATATCCCTAAAGCCTACTTAATACTTCTAAATGCACATAAAAAAGGTTTGGGGCTAATCTCATCAGCACAAAGGTTCGCACTCTCACATCAAGAGGCACTGATAAATGCTAAAGAGCTTCAAAACTGCTTTGTAGACGAAAAAGAACTTATCATTTACCCAATCTCTACGAAAGAGATAATTTACAATAATATTAAAAGCATATACACTAAAAATAGCTATGCACTTCTTTCAAACACCTCTATCAAGCTCAGACTAAAGTGGGCTAGTGAAGGTTTTATACAGCTGGTATTAAATGAACTTGTAGAAGAAGATTTTTTAATAAAAGATGGGAACCTCTACAAGAATGCAAATATCAAAGAAGACTTTAGAAGCTCTCTTGAGCAAATAATGTTAAAACGTTTAGAAGAGGAAAATATATCTCCAACTGCTCCGTATAATATATATGACAATTTAGATATAGACAGAAAAATGGGTGATGAGATTTTAAAATCTCTCTGTTCTAAAAAGCAGGTAATAAGACTTCAGCATAATCTTTTCATCCACTCTTCTTGTTTAAGCGGGCTTGTTAATGATATGAAAAACATCATCAAAAAAGACGGATATATAAACATACAAAACTTTAAAGAGAAACATCCATTAAGTAGAAAATACTTGATTACTTATCTCGATTATCTAGATAATTTTTCAGAGATTAAAAAGCAGGAGAATAAAAGAGTTTTTAAGGGAATTTAA
- a CDS encoding tyrosine-type recombinase/integrase, producing the protein MGTRKDYIKTKYTGIYVKEDSKTKIKTYLARAKVNGTEIEQIVGYSNDRYKTNPSLAFNRRVELINTHKAGKSTKRADNPTLDTFFNEFQDMRKETISQNRWKSAFYFYSKYVSDSLKKKHMNYVDSDDLQKIINHMINEGKKGSYIVTVKEIFSPLFKKAIEFGLVEKNITDYLKFPKYDNIKYFSLPEDKIKELINAIMNIPDNHYKVLFMFLLRGRRSNEIRTLCFEDIDFENKLYTVRDENNKTRKNLTYMLDAELIEHLEIIREKKGLIFKSPVTGEKLTAIPKKMWARIQKEVGIKMRIHDFRHLLGFTLVNNNVPLESISRALGHSKITTTQRYSNQKELMAKDAVDVFLGIVNKK; encoded by the coding sequence ATGGGAACAAGAAAAGATTATATTAAAACAAAATACACAGGTATATATGTCAAAGAAGATTCAAAAACAAAAATAAAAACATATTTAGCGCGTGCAAAAGTCAACGGAACTGAAATAGAACAGATTGTAGGCTATTCTAATGATAGGTATAAAACTAATCCATCTTTAGCATTTAATCGACGTGTAGAGCTTATAAACACACATAAAGCAGGTAAATCAACTAAAAGAGCTGACAATCCTACGCTTGATACTTTTTTTAATGAATTTCAAGATATGAGAAAAGAGACTATTTCTCAGAATAGGTGGAAAAGTGCATTTTATTTTTATAGTAAATATGTGTCCGATTCTCTTAAAAAGAAACATATGAACTATGTCGATAGTGATGACCTTCAAAAAATAATTAATCATATGATAAATGAAGGTAAAAAAGGAAGTTATATTGTAACTGTAAAAGAAATATTTTCTCCGTTATTTAAAAAAGCGATTGAATTTGGTTTAGTAGAAAAAAATATAACTGATTATTTAAAATTTCCAAAATATGACAATATCAAATATTTTTCATTGCCAGAAGATAAAATTAAAGAACTAATAAATGCAATTATGAATATTCCGGATAATCATTATAAAGTTCTGTTTATGTTTCTTTTACGAGGTCGTAGAAGTAATGAAATACGAACTCTTTGTTTTGAAGATATTGATTTTGAAAATAAATTATATACTGTACGAGATGAAAATAATAAAACACGTAAAAATCTAACTTACATGTTAGATGCTGAGCTGATAGAACATCTTGAAATTATTAGAGAGAAAAAAGGCTTAATATTCAAATCACCTGTTACTGGCGAAAAATTAACAGCAATTCCAAAAAAAATGTGGGCTAGAATTCAAAAAGAAGTAGGAATTAAAATGCGAATACACGATTTTAGACATTTGCTTGGCTTTACCCTTGTAAACAATAATGTACCTCTTGAGAGTATTTCAAGAGCGTTAGGACACTCTAAAATCACAACTACGCAAAGATATAGCAATCAAAAAGAATTAATGGCTAAAGATGCTGTTGATGTGTTTTTAGGGATAGTTAATAAAAAGTAA
- the yedE gene encoding selenium metabolism membrane protein YedE/FdhT, which translates to MNFIEELKKYLVSFWQPVPAVIALGVLSVYYFGITGTYWAVTGEFTRWGGHALEFVGVDISDWGYFKIMHMEGNIFTRVDGVMIIGMFAGVIAAAFWGNNVKWRMPASKIRIYQALIGGIIAGFGARLGMGCNLASLFTGIPQFTAHAWFFTFAMIAGVYLGVKVTQLPFFQSKVKLQKLSCSIPIQSNEGSDADKVKQFFTIGTFVFLGMMVWAIYLIFVGHEKLGLAMLFGGAFGLIIAKAQVCFTSAFRDIFTTGRSQMARAIVLGMLVSSIGIFSYIMIGVPPKIMWAGPNAIIGGALFGFGIVVAGACECGWMYRAVEGQIHFWIVGVGNVIGATLLAFVWDDISGPLATSWPKINLLESFGNYGGLLMNYALLALLFLLVLKLEKNYLKKLKGNANNEK; encoded by the coding sequence ATGAACTTTATAGAAGAGTTGAAGAAATATCTAGTTTCTTTTTGGCAACCGGTCCCAGCAGTTATTGCACTTGGGGTTTTATCTGTTTACTACTTTGGAATTACGGGAACATATTGGGCTGTAACAGGCGAGTTTACAAGGTGGGGTGGTCACGCCTTAGAATTTGTCGGTGTTGATATTAGTGATTGGGGCTATTTTAAAATCATGCATATGGAGGGTAATATTTTTACTCGTGTGGATGGTGTTATGATTATTGGTATGTTTGCAGGAGTTATCGCAGCGGCCTTTTGGGGTAACAATGTAAAATGGAGAATGCCAGCTAGTAAAATAAGAATTTATCAAGCACTTATAGGCGGAATCATCGCAGGATTTGGAGCAAGACTTGGTATGGGCTGTAACTTGGCTAGTTTATTTACAGGTATACCTCAGTTTACGGCTCACGCTTGGTTTTTCACTTTTGCTATGATCGCTGGCGTATACTTGGGAGTAAAGGTAACACAACTTCCATTTTTCCAATCAAAAGTTAAATTACAAAAATTATCTTGCAGTATTCCTATTCAATCAAATGAGGGTAGCGATGCAGACAAAGTAAAACAATTTTTTACTATTGGAACTTTTGTATTTTTAGGCATGATGGTTTGGGCAATATATCTTATCTTTGTTGGACATGAAAAACTTGGTCTTGCTATGCTTTTTGGAGGTGCGTTTGGACTTATAATTGCCAAAGCACAAGTTTGTTTTACATCAGCATTTAGAGATATTTTTACAACTGGTAGAAGCCAAATGGCAAGAGCTATTGTTCTTGGAATGTTAGTTTCTAGCATCGGTATTTTTAGTTACATCATGATAGGAGTTCCGCCAAAAATTATGTGGGCTGGACCAAATGCTATTATTGGTGGAGCTTTATTTGGCTTTGGTATTGTTGTAGCTGGTGCTTGTGAGTGTGGCTGGATGTATAGAGCAGTAGAAGGTCAAATTCATTTTTGGATAGTTGGAGTTGGGAATGTTATAGGGGCGACTCTGCTTGCTTTTGTATGGGATGATATCTCTGGGCCACTTGCAACATCTTGGCCAAAAATAAATCTACTTGAGTCATTTGGTAATTATGGTGGACTTCTTATGAACTATGCTCTACTTGCTTTATTGTTTTTACTAGTGTTAAAACTAGAAAAAAATTATCTTAAAAAATTAAAAGGAAATGCAAACAATGAAAAATAA